One part of the Microbacterium aurugineum genome encodes these proteins:
- a CDS encoding phosphoribosyl-ATP diphosphatase, with protein sequence MKTFDELFAELSVKAETRPEGSGTVAELDGGVHTIGKKIVEEAAEVWMASEYESDDAAAEEISQLLYHVQVMMLAKGLSLQDVYRHL encoded by the coding sequence GTGAAGACTTTCGACGAGCTGTTCGCCGAGCTCAGCGTCAAGGCAGAGACCCGCCCTGAAGGATCGGGCACGGTCGCCGAGCTCGACGGCGGCGTGCACACGATCGGCAAGAAGATCGTGGAAGAAGCCGCCGAGGTGTGGATGGCGTCGGAGTACGAGTCCGACGACGCTGCCGCCGAGGAGATCTCCCAGCTGCTGTACCACGTCCAGGTGATGATGCTCGCGAAGGGGCTCAGCCTGCAGGACGTCTACCGACATCTGTGA
- the rpe gene encoding ribulose-phosphate 3-epimerase, protein MDLPRAPRINPSILAADFVNMQADLARIATADFAHVDVMDNHFVPNLTFGPQMVERIQATSPIPLDVHLMITEPERWAPEYAEIGAASVTFHLEAASDPVALARRLRDIGSRAGIAVKPATPVDSLFEILDEFDQILVMTVEPGFGGQSFMPETMPKLEALAAEARRRGSRVWLQVDGGISDRTIEIAAAAGADTFVAGSAVYGADDVEAAVTRLRDLARAASLEA, encoded by the coding sequence GTGGATCTGCCCCGCGCCCCGCGCATCAACCCGAGCATCCTCGCCGCCGACTTCGTGAACATGCAGGCGGATCTCGCCCGGATCGCCACCGCGGACTTCGCCCATGTCGACGTGATGGACAACCACTTCGTGCCGAACCTGACGTTCGGCCCGCAGATGGTCGAGCGGATCCAGGCGACCAGCCCCATCCCGCTCGATGTTCATCTGATGATCACGGAGCCGGAGCGGTGGGCACCGGAGTACGCCGAGATCGGCGCCGCGAGTGTCACGTTCCATCTGGAGGCCGCGTCCGACCCCGTGGCGCTCGCTCGCCGACTGCGTGACATCGGATCCCGTGCGGGTATCGCGGTGAAGCCGGCCACGCCCGTCGACTCGTTGTTCGAGATCCTCGATGAGTTCGACCAGATCCTCGTGATGACGGTCGAACCGGGCTTCGGCGGGCAGAGCTTCATGCCGGAGACGATGCCCAAGCTCGAGGCGCTGGCGGCAGAGGCGCGTCGGCGGGGATCCCGGGTCTGGCTCCAGGTCGACGGGGGCATCTCCGATCGCACGATCGAGATCGCCGCGGCGGCCGGCGCCGACACCTTCGTCGCCGGATCGGCCGTGTACGGGGCTGATGACGTCGAGGCGGCCGTCACCCGGCTGAGAGACCTCGCCCGAGCCGCTAGCCTGGAAGCGTGA
- the hisG gene encoding ATP phosphoribosyltransferase, giving the protein MLRIAVPNKGSLSETAAEMLAEAGYAGRRDPKTLHVVDAENDVEFFFLRPKDIATYVGSGAIDVGITGRDLLLDARMPGAREIEALGFAGSTFRFAAPTGRYTDVSELDGLRVATSYPGLVDAFLDERDIAVDLVPLDGAVESAVRLGVADAVADVVETGTTLRQAGLDVFGPVILESEAVLIAGPVDADGAETLLRRLRGVMVARRFVMIDYDLPVALLDDAVKIAGGVESPTVSPLRDPEWVAVRVMVARSRVNPVMDALYALGARAILVTAIHNARL; this is encoded by the coding sequence ATGCTGCGCATCGCTGTTCCCAACAAGGGCTCCCTCTCCGAGACCGCCGCCGAGATGCTCGCCGAAGCGGGCTACGCCGGGCGTCGTGATCCCAAGACCCTCCATGTCGTCGACGCCGAAAACGACGTCGAGTTCTTCTTCCTCCGTCCCAAGGACATCGCGACCTACGTGGGCTCCGGCGCCATCGACGTCGGCATCACCGGACGCGACCTCCTGCTCGACGCGCGGATGCCCGGCGCGCGCGAGATCGAGGCGCTCGGGTTCGCCGGCTCCACGTTCCGCTTCGCTGCACCGACGGGGCGTTACACCGACGTGTCGGAGCTCGACGGGCTGCGCGTCGCCACCTCCTACCCGGGCCTGGTGGATGCGTTCCTCGACGAGCGCGACATCGCGGTCGACCTGGTGCCGCTCGACGGCGCAGTCGAGTCCGCGGTCCGACTCGGGGTCGCCGATGCGGTCGCCGACGTCGTCGAGACCGGGACCACACTGCGTCAGGCGGGTCTCGATGTGTTCGGCCCCGTCATCCTGGAGTCGGAGGCGGTGCTCATCGCCGGACCGGTCGATGCGGACGGTGCGGAGACGCTGCTCCGCCGCCTGCGTGGCGTGATGGTCGCACGACGGTTCGTGATGATCGACTACGACCTCCCGGTCGCGCTCCTCGACGACGCTGTGAAGATCGCCGGAGGCGTGGAATCGCCGACCGTCTCCCCGCTCCGCGACCCCGAGTGGGTGGCCGTGCGCGTCATGGTCGCGCGCTCGCGCGTCAACCCCGTCATGGATGCGCTCTACGCCCTCGGCGCGCGCGCGATCCTGGTGACGGCCATCCACAACGCGAGGCTGTGA